GTCGACCGCCTCCGCACGGCCTCGCTCTGGAACCGGAGCTTGGACTACGCCGTCCGTCTGCTTGGCAGATCGCTCTTCACCATTGTCGCGAGGATCATACAGGTGTTCGATCTGCAGCCCAAGAAAATCGCCATGAACGATTACGCCATGGTGTCGCCCGCCGGTGCGCGGCTCTCATTCTCCTGGAGCAACTCCTTCGTCGGGAGTACAAATTCGCTGGTGTATCCCTCTGATTTCCCCGTGGATGCTCCAAAGAGGTCGACGGGTGCTGCAAAATCCGGTAAGGCCCCTAACGGCGACGTTCGCCGGTTCCTACTTTCCAGGAGCCAGAGTTTGAAGCAGCTCAAGTGGCCTGTGCGTGGCAAGCACCTCATCGGCTGCATGGTCAGCGGGAGCAAGTCTCCGAACAAGGAGGGGTGGGTCCACGGCGGCCATGATCTCCCACTGAGCTTCAGCTACGTCTCATCCAACAACGACGATTTCAGTGGCAGTTCCCAGACCAACGAGAGTGATCGTCACAGCGCCAACAGGAAGCTCTCCACTTCGGTGTTCGAGTGCTCGTCGCACGACGTGCTGGAAAACGCACCGGAGACGACCCTCGGCGCAGCCGCCCTGGCATCGCACTACGCGAACCTCGTCGTCTTCGCCGAGAAGCTCGCCATCTCGCCCCGGCACATCTGCCCCGACGAGAGGGATGCGCTGTACGGCATGCTGACTGACAGTATCCGGGCGTCCCTCCGAGCACGCCTAAGGCCGCCGTCGTCCGCAGCTCGGAAGAAGGGCACGCCCTGCGATCGCGTCCTGGCCGCCGGGTGGGCTGACACGGTGCAGGGGATCCTCGGATGGCTAGCACCGGTCGCCCACAACACTGTGCGGTGGCGGTCCGAGAGGAGCTTCGAGCAGCGGAACGTCGGCTCCGGCACGAGCGTTCTGCTCCTGCAGACGCTGCACTTCGCTGACCGGGACAAGACCGAAGATGCCATCATCGAGCTGCTTGTTGGGCTGAATTACCTGTGGAGATACGGGACTCAGCTCTCCGCAAAGCCAAAATTGGAGTCAGTGGGTGGCGATGTTTACCATGATCGAGCTGATTACATAGGATGACGACATGTGAATTACTCAATCAGCATATCTGTCTTGCCAAGTGTCAGCCGAATTGGATGATCTGAGAGTGTTTATATTAAGTAAAGGTGGCATCTTTTGGGCGAAGAGATTAGACGCCTTGGTGATTTTGCCCCTTCTTAATTCATTTGCTAGAATAGAACCATGCATCTTGTAATTGATGTGATGTTATGTCCGCACACAGCTAGGTGCTATACAAATAAGATTACTCCCTATGTCCCAAAAGAAGTGtcttagggcatcttcaatgccAGGCGCTTaggaaaataaaaatatatgataAAACTAAAGAAATATCCAAGCGCTGGTTTGCTTCAACGCTGAACGCTAATTCATAGGCGCTAGGAAGAATGGGCCGCTGCACCAGCCCTCTATCCCGCAAGGTAAAAAAGCACAATCGCCCGCTTTCACTTCTTGCGCCGATGCTTCATGTGACGCCAGGAATTGAGGGTCCAACTGCCATTCTACCGGGAATCTTGCTAGCGCCCCCGTTGGACATGCCCCTACCCtagtaactttgtactaaagttagtacaaagttgagacacttattttgagacggagcgaGTACTAGATTTGCAGAAATGTTTTGCCTAATGGTTTTTTTAACAGTCAACGGGGGAGAGCTTCCTCACCTGAATTTAATGTCATTCAAAAAAAATTGATCCAGTTTATATGAAAAACCGGATAATTGACCCCAGAAAAACCGAAGAGAAAACCATACAAGTAATAAGGATAAAAGAAGATGAGAAAAAAATTGACGCCCAAACAAGGGACGCCCTAGCTAGCAGATAGAAGGGTCATCACCATAAGAGACACAAGTAGATGTAGGGTATCGTCGAGGGATCACAACACAAAAACTTTGCAAGCTTCCTAACACGCAACACCAACATGCATACCAAACCCTACGGTGCAACGCGGGACCATCCATAATCAGCGTGTGACATATGAACACGAACCTGGACCTTGACTGGGAGCTCCCTCACATGAATTCGGAATGATTAGCATGTTGAGGAGGCATCTTGTGTCGTCATTGAGCAAAGATAAACCAAGACAACACCAAGAGCATCAAGCTCATTGCAACACAATGAAAGCAATAGGAGGGTCTTTAGTATGCACAGCAACAGAGATGACACATCGGACAATGGGCAGAGGACGGATGGTTGGCGGCGTGCTTCCTCTCTACTAGGAAggagtccccccccccccaagtgcaAGGGATTATAGCAAGCAACAGTTTCCCCTAGTTGACCTCAAGGTTTATCGAATCCATGAGAGCTACATGGTTACAATCAATAATTGGTATTTGCACACACAAATCAAACTTTCTTGTTCCCCCAATAGGAGTAGCGAGGTTGCCAATCTCACTAGATTGGTTGGTTACAAAAAGAAATAAAATGCATGTGTGGAGAGTGTTGATGAAGATTAACAGAAAATTGAAACACGAAACTAAAAGAGCGTTGATTATGGTTGAGAACTTTATGGAGGAAAAGGAACGGGctccataggttcactagtggtcTACTAAAAAAGATAAGAAATGGGTATGGTAAATGAATTATAGTTGGACAGTGATTAAATTGCAATGCTTATAAGTATGACTATtcacaacataatcaacatatgagcATCATGTCCATAAATCCATAGACCGTTATCCAACCGCACCTGTAGTTAATACTCCACCGAAGACCGATATCCAACGTGCATCTTAAAGTATTAAGTAAATAGAGTATTGCATTAAGTATCATGACATGAAGTAGATGATATATCGTCTTCACCCCGCGTTCAAAGGATAATTATGCAACCATCTTTTTATCCCTAGCGGCAACAACACCAATACAAGCCTTTCCACTTTCTGTAACTGCGGTAGCTTACTTGCACTATTGAACCCAACTGTCAACAGAACTCCCTCTATTCATCAACCCTTTAATGGACAAGtggtgtgtgcatccaactcgcttgctcatgaagatctacaacattttgaggaagctcatcatagaAATATACATGCCAAGTTATATAACGTGAAAATTCCCAACTAGTATATAAACATGAAGCGTGTGATAACTCTCTATATGACAAATCAAACTGTTACATTGAGGAACACATATGTATGCAAAAAGGATAGTAGTGTGCCCCTCTCTCTTTTATTCTCTTGATTTTTTTGGCCTCCATGGAactttttctctttgtttttttggCTCATTTTTTTATTCCTCACAAGGTAGGAGCAACACTCTAACATGACAATCAATACAATAAATGTACTAATAACTCAACTaatagtaaacatgatgcaaaaacatCTAATGAATGCCTCTAGAAGTAAACCAACATGtgtaatgatctagcatagcaaaggcaTAAAAAATGAACAAGCCATGTAAATATTAAGCTAGCTATCTTACGTCATGCAACATCGAAGTTAAATATCTCTAATCATGTAATGAGTGATGATGGAAGTTACATcaaaatatatcttggaatggctatgaaaatgccataatagataggtatgatgGCGTTCTCTCACGAGATATGGACGTATAGACAAAGTATGCGCCAAATCTCGAGGTGAGAGTAGGCAATGCACGATGATAGCTGCTAGCAAAAATGGATACGTGGAAGTGCATGCAAGATCGCAACTCGTACTCAAACACTCTAATAGTACACCATAGTCTACACGAAGATCATCATGAAACCAAGTGCGCCAAGGGGAAGAGCTTGGCACAGCCGAAGCCCCGTTGCGCATCCCGGCCCATTCTACGTGAGCGGTTACTTACAACATTCTTCAACTCAGACCCCTTACAACATTGGTTTCATTTTTGTGTAAATTAACGAATGAAAAAGTGTTTACTATCAAGCCGCTTACAACTCCTCTCTgctggaaatgtgccctagaggcaataacatttgtattattatatttccatattcataattatggagtttatattctatgctacaaCTGCTATGATCCTAGAATATTCGATTCAGTGGAAAACACATATGCActtgtggaatgataaacggttaaatagaaggttcctagtcttgcctctgggACTAGATCAAGTGTTGTTGGTATTcacgttttccggatcttaggatatcatgaagagtaacgatagtcctaaagcaacattgagattatgacgttagaagaacggtcatattgaatcgacccaatcttgTATGTTAGGAATTGAGTTAATATCATCTATAATCAATTATAATAATATAGAGTGTTAACATGTGATcttgttccttagaccatgagagtatcatggTCATTTCTTACCGTATGGTggcctttggggttgctcaaatgtcaTTTGTTACATGGTGATCGTAGCAACAACTCACGGGTTCATCGGAAAGTTTTGAAGGAAgtgtgcccaagaggcaataataaagttgttattttatatttccttattcatgataaatgtttattatccatgctagaattgtattaaccgaaaacattgatacatgtgtgggtacatagacaaaacatcgtgtccctagtaaccctctactagactagctcgttaatcaaagatggttaagtttcctaaccatagacatgtgttgtcaattgatgaacgggatcacatcattaggagaatgatgtgatggacatgacccatccgttagcttagcatattgatcgttcagttttattgctatagccttcttcatgtcatatacatattcctttgactatgggattatgcaactcccgaataccggaggaatgccttgtgtgctatcaaacgttacaacgtaactgggtgattataaagatgctctacaggcatctccgaaggtgtttgttgggttggcatatattgagattaggatttgtcactccgagtatcggagaggtatctctgggccctctcggtaatgcacatcataagaagccttgcaagcaatgtgactaatgagttagttgcgggatgatgcattacggaacaagtaaagagacttttcggtaatgagattgaactaggtatgaagataccacggTCAAAtcatgggcaagtaacataccgatgacgaaggaaataacgtatgttgtcattacggtacgaccgataaagatcttggtagaatatgtaggagccaatataaacatccaggttccactattggttattgaccagagaggtgtctcggtcatgtctacatagttctcgaacctgtagggcccGCAAGCTTAACGttggatgacgattttgtattatatgagttatatgatttggtgaccgaatattgttcgtagtcccggatgagatcacggacatgaagaggagtctcgaaatggtcgagaggtaaatattgatatataggacgatagtattcggacaccggaagtgtttcggggttaCCGGGTCCATATCGGGTCACTGAAAAGGGGTACCGGGCAACCCCGACAAacatatgggccaagaggggaaacccaGCAGCCAGcatgggctgctgcgccccccatatAGGACGAACCTAGAGGGGAagtaaagaggggaagagagaaaggaaggggagggattcggcctccccttccttccctcctccctcctccttccttcctcctccggTAATTATGGTAGGGGGGGCGAATAGGactagggccccaagtaggattcctcctacttgggtacccccttggctgctccctctccctcccacctatatatacgaaGGGGGAGGCACCTAGAACACATACCAACCATtgttagctgtgtgtggtgccccctccacagtttacgcctccggtcatattcacgtagtgcttaggtgaagccctgcatggatcacttcaccatcactgtcaccacgccgttgtgctgacagaactctccctcaacactttgctagatcaagagttcgagggacgtcatcgagctgaacgtgtgcagaactcggaggtgccgtacgttcggtgcctgATTGgttggaatgagaagaagttcgactacatcaaccgcgttgtcaaatgcttccgctttcgatctacgagggtacgtggacacactctccccctctcgttgctatgcatctcctagatagatcttgtgtgagcgtaggaagttctttgaaattgcatgctacgtttcccaacagtggcatccgagccaggtctatgcatagatgatatgcacgagtagaacacacagagttgtgggtggtgatagtcatactgcttaccaccaacgtcttattttgattcatcggtattgttggatgaagcggcctggacaaaccttacatgaccacgttcatgataccggttccaccgacagacatgcaactagttttgcataaaggtggctagcgggtgtctatttctccaactttagttgaatcgaatttgaccgcggccggtccttgttgaaggttaaaacaacaaatttgatgaaacaccgttgtggttttgatgcataggtaagaacggttcttgctagaagcctgtggcagccacgtaaaactagcaacaacaaagtagaggacgtctaacttgtttttgcagggcatgttgtgatgtgatatggtcaagacgtgatgtgatatacgttgttgtatgatatgatcatgttttgtaaaagttgtcggcaactggcacaagccttatggttgtcgctttattgtatgaaatgcaaactccatgtaattgctttactttatcctatgcgttagcgatagttgtagaagcaatagttggcgagacgaccatgatgctacgacggagatcaaggtgtcaagccagtgacgatggagatcatgacagtgctttggagatggagatcaaaagcacaagatgatgatggccatatcatgtcacatattttgattgcatgtgatgtttatgttttatgcatcttatttttcttagtatggcggtagcattataagatgatcccttactaaaatttcaaggtataagtgttctccctgagcatgcaccattgcgacagttcgtcatgctgagacaccaggtgatgatcaggtgtgataggctctacgttcacatacaacaggtgcaagacagttttgcacatgcgaaatacttgggttaaacttgacgagcctagcatgtacagacatggcctcagaacactggagaccgaaatgtcgaacgtgaatcatatcgtagatatgatcaacatagagatgttcaccattgatgactgctccatctcacgtgatgatcggacatggtttagttgatttggatcacgtgatcatttagatgactcgagggatgtctatctaagtgggagttcttaagtaatatgattaattgaacttaatttatcatgaactttgtcctgatagtttttgcatatctatgttgtagatcaatggcccgtgctaccgttcccttgaattttaatgccttcctagagaaagctaagttgaaagatgatggtagcaattacacggactgggtccgtaacttgaggattatcctcattgctgcacaaaagaattatgtccttgatgcactgctagttgTGCCATCCCCTCCAACaactgcagacattatgaacgtttggcaatcaCGTGttcatgactactcgatagttcagtgtgccatgctttacgtcttggaattaggacttcaaagacgttttgaacatcatggagcatatgagatgttccaggagttgaagttaatatttcaagcaaatgcccaagttgagagacatgaagtctccaacaagttctatagtgcaagatggaggagaacagttctgtcagtgaacacatactcagaatgtctgggtatcataaccagttgactcagctgggagttaatcttccagatgatagtgttattgacagagttcttcaatcactgccaccaagctacaaaggcttcgtgatgaactataatatgcaagggatggagaagactattcccgagctctttgcaatgctcaaagccgcggaggtagaaatcaagaaggagcatcaagtgttgatggttaacaagaccattagtttcaagaaaaaggggcaagagaaagaaggggaacttcaagaagaatggaaagcaagttgccactcccgggaagaagcccaaagttggacccaagcatgaaactgagtgcttctactacaaagggactggtcactggaagcggaactgccccaagtatttggcggataagaaggatggcaaagtgaacaaaggtatatttgatatacattttattgatgtgtaccttactaatgctcgtagtagcgcgtgTGTATTTGGTACCGCTtagattgctcatatttgtaactcgaaacaggggctatggattaaacaaagattggctaaggacgaggtgacgatgcgcgtcggaaatggttccaaggtcgatgtgatcgccatcggcacgctacctctacatctaccttcgggattagttttagacctgaataattgttatttggtaccagcgttgagcatgaacattatatctgaatcttgtttaatgcgagacgcttattcatttaaatcagagaatattggttgttctatttatatgagtaatatcttttatggtcatgcacccttgaagactggtctattttgttgaatctcgatcgtgatgatacacatattcataatattgatgccaaaagatgcaaagttgataatgatagtgcaacatatttgtggcattgctatttagatcatattggtgtaaagcgcatgaagaaactccatgcggatggacttttggaatcacttgattatgaatcatttgatgcttgcgaaccatgcctcatgggaaagatgactaaaactccgttctctggaacaatggagcgagccactgacttattggaaacaatatataccaatgtatgcggtccgatgagtgtagaGGCTCGcagtgggtattgttattttctgaccttcacagatgatttgagaagatatgggtatatctacttgatgaaacacaagtctgaaacatttgaaaagttcaaagaatttcagagtgaagtggagaatcatcgtaacaagaaaataaagtatctacgatctgatcgcggaggtgaatatttgagttacgagtttggccttcatttaaaacaatatggaatagtttcacaactcacgccacgtggaacaccacagcataatggtgtgtccgaacgtcataaccgtactttattagatatggtgcgatctatgatgtctcttatcgatttaccactatcgttttggggttatgcattagagacaactgcattcacgttaaatagggcaccgtctaaatccgttgagacgacaccgtatgaactgtggtttggcaagaaacctaagctgtcgtttcttaaagtttggggttgcaatgcttatgtgaaaaagcttcagcctgataagctcgaacccaaatcgaagaagtgcatcttcataggatacccaaaagaaactgttgggtacaccttctatcacagatccaaaggcaagatccttgttgctaagaatggatcctttctagagaaggagtttctctcgaaagaagtgagtgggaggaaagtagaacttgatgaggtaattgtaccttctctctaattggaaagtagctcatcacagaaaaccattctcgtgatgcctatgttccacaccagagtggtacggtaatcctattcgggaagtcatgttactagaccatgatgaacctatgaactatgaggaagcgatgatgagcccagattccgataaatggcttgaggccatgaaatccgagataggatctatgcatgagaacaaagtatggactttggtggagttgcccgatgatcggcgagccatagagaataaatggatcttcaagaagaagactgacgctaatggtaatgttactgtctacaaagctcgacttgttgcgaaaggttttcgacaagttcaaggagttgactatgatgagaccttctcatccgtagcgatgcttaagtttttctgaatcatgttagcaattgccacattttatgattatgaaatctggcaaatggacgtcaaaactgcattccttaatgggtttcttaaagaagagttgtatatgatgcaaccagaaggttttgtcgatcctaaaggtgctaacaaagtgtacaagctccagcgatccatctatggactggtgcaagcatctcggagctagaatatatgctttgatgaggtgatcaaagcatatggttttatacagactttcggagaagcctgtatttacaagaaagtgagtgggagctctatagcatttctaatattaaatgtggatgacata
Above is a window of Triticum dicoccoides isolate Atlit2015 ecotype Zavitan chromosome 5B, WEW_v2.0, whole genome shotgun sequence DNA encoding:
- the LOC119308284 gene encoding uncharacterized protein LOC119308284, coding for MRKLSTGRGGGERVGMLSFEVAALMSRAASLWRALEEDQLARLRGEGVRLEGVRRLVADDDSALLALAVAEMAGACGDISCAVARLAGRCADPLLRRFDELFSGLIAGGAGADSHGLRYAAAKKMDRKARKMQRLVAATGLLCQEIDVLAELEQGARLRRVQFAPGEAARRVARQRQEVDRLRTASLWNRSLDYAVRLLGRSLFTIVARIIQVFDLQPKKIAMNDYAMVSPAGARLSFSWSNSFVGSTNSLVYPSDFPVDAPKRSTGAAKSGKAPNGDVRRFLLSRSQSLKQLKWPVRGKHLIGCMVSGSKSPNKEGWVHGGHDLPLSFSYVSSNNDDFSGSSQTNESDRHSANRKLSTSVFECSSHDVLENAPETTLGAAALASHYANLVVFAEKLAISPRHICPDERDALYGMLTDSIRASLRARLRPPSSAARKKGTPCDRVLAAGWADTVQGILGWLAPVAHNTVRWRSERSFEQRNVGSGTSVLLLQTLHFADRDKTEDAIIELLVGLNYLWRYGTQLSAKPKLESVGGDVYHDRADYIG